From Campylobacter concisus:
AATTTTTATAAACTATTAAAAATAAATTTTCAAGCCTTTTAAAAGCCATTTTTCTTTATAATCCCCAATAAAAATTTAAAGGCAAAATTTTGCAACGATACCCAACAAAACAAATAAAAATTCGCGATGTTTTAATAGGTGGCGACGCGCCAATATCCGTGCAATCAATGACATTTTCAAAGACAAAGGACGTAAAAGGCACGCTTGAGCAGATACAAAGGCTATATTTTGCCGGCTGTGATATCGTACGTTGCGCAGTTTTTGACAAAGAGGACGCCAGCGCGCTAAAACAGATAGTTGCAGGCTCACCTATTCCAGTCGTTGCAGACATTCATTTTAACCACACCTATGCACTCATCGTTAGCGAATTTGTCGATGCTATTCGCATAAATCCTGGCAACATCGGCTCAGCCAAAAATATAAAAGCGGTCGTTGATGCCTGCAAACAGCGAAATTTACCTATCCGAATAGGTGTAAATTCTGGCTCGCTTGAAAAGCAGTTTGAGGATCGCTACGGCCGCACAGTTGAGGCGATGGTGGAGAGTGCTATGTATAACATCAAGCTTCTTGAGGATTTTGACTTTACGGACATTAAAATTTCGCTCAAATCAAGCGACGTCGAGCGCACGATGCAAGCTTATAGAGCGCTTCGCCCAAAGACAAACTATCCATTTCACCTTGGCGTTACTGAGGCTGGTACCACTTTTCACGCCACTATCAAGTCCGCGATCGCTCTTGGTGGGCTTTTGCTTGAAGGCATCGGCGATACGATGAGAGTTAGCATAACAGGTGAGTTAGAAGAGGAGATCAAGGTCGCAAAGGCGATCTTAAAAGATAGTGGCCGTCAAAAAGAGGGGTTAAACATCATCTCATGCCCAACTTGTGGGCGTTTGCAAGCTGATCTAATGGCAGCAGTAAAGCTCGTAGAAGAAAAAACAAAAGGTATAAAAGAGCCGCTAAACGTTTCAGTCATGGGCTGCGTGGTAAATGCGATCGGCGAGGCAAAGGGCGCAGATGTTGCCATAGCATTTGGAAAAGGCAATGGCATGATAATGCGTCACGGCGAAGTGGTCGCAAGGCTGCCTGAGAGCGAGCTTGTAGATAGATTTTTACAAGAGATCGACGATGAGATAAAAAGTAGAGACTAAAGGAAAAGTTGTGGCAAAGCAAAGAGTTAACGAGATAGAATTTACCAACCTTTACGACATTGATATGGAGCGAGCTATACTAAGCTCCATTTTGCAAAACAACGATATTTTAGGTGAAATTTTTGACATTATTAAGGCAAAGGATTTTTATCTAAAAGGGCATTCGCAAATATATGATGCAATGGTGGCATGCCTAAATAGCGATGATCCCATAACTATGCCATTTTTAAAAAATAGACTTGGCGAAAAATACGACGAAGAGCTAATACTAGATATTTTAGGCACAAACTCTCTAATAGACATTCAAAAATACGCAAACGAACTAAGAGAAAAATCTATAAAAAGAAGTCTTGTAAAGATCGCTCACAATATACCAAGCAAAGTAAATGAAGACAAGCCAAGCCGCGATATGGTCGATGATCTTAGCCAGGAATTTTACTCTTTGATAGAAGGTGGAAGCACTGGAGTTATAAAAGAAGGCAAAGAGATCATCATGAAAATGATGGATCATATTAATGCTCAGGCCTTGCTTGGTGAAAAAGATATCGTTGGACTTGATACTGGATTTAAAAAGCTAAATGAGATGATAAAGGGCTTTAAAAATGGAGACCTCATCATCGTCGCAGCTCGTCCAGGTATGGGAAAAACGACACTTTGTTTAAATTTTATGAGTCAGGTTTTAAGAAATAATGCCGGAGTTGTTTTTTTCTCGCTCGAGATGCCGGCTGAGCAGATAATGATGAGAATGCTAGCAAGCAAGACCTCTATCCCGCTTCAAGACATAATGACTGCAAAGATGGATGATGAAGCGTTGGCTAGATTTAGCGATGCTTGTGAGGAGTTTGCTGCTAGCAAGCTTTTTGTACATGATAGCGGCTATGTAAATATCCATCAAGTAAGAACGCAAATGCGAAAACTAAAGGCTATGCATCCTGAAATTTCACTTTGCGTGATCGATTACATCGGTCTTATGATGAGTACAAATAACTACGCTGATCGTCACGTCCAAATAGCTGAAATTTCTCGTGGTCTTAAACTACTGGCACGTGAGCTAGATATGCCAATCATCGCTCTTTCTCAGCTAAACAGAAGCCTTGAGTCTCGCGCAAATAAACGCCCTATGCTAAGCGATCTAAGAGAGTCAGGTGCGATCGAGCAAGATGCTGACATCATTCTTTTTGTTTATAGAGATGAGTTTTATCTAGAACAAGAAGAAAAAGAGAAAGAAAAACGCGCAAGTGCCGAGGGCAAAGAGTACAAGAGTAATCATGTCTTTAATAAGCTTCAAGAAAAGGCTGAGATCATAGTTGGCAAAAATAGAAACGGCGAAACTGGCTCAGTTGATGTGCTCTTTCAAAAGCAACACTCAAGGTTTGAAGATATGTCTGCAATGCCAGTATCTGATGTTTCATTTGAAGGCTGATGCGTTTTAAAGCTTTAAAAAATAGAGAAATTTTTACTATATTTTGCCTGTTTTGCCTTTGTATTTTTTCTATAAATTTGGCTATTAGCTATCATAAATATCAAATTTTTATGGACAAAGGCGAACAAGAGCTAACAGCAACCGTGATTTCTAACTACGAAAAGCTTGGGGATGACGGCAAGAAAAGGCAAATTTTAAAGCTTAAAACTGATGAGTTTTCATTTTATACGCTTGGAGCTAAAACAGATGACTTTAAAGCTGGAGATAGTATATTTCTAAGCGTCATAAATTTAGACGTTAGTTTTAAAAACTATCTTGCTTCCTCCTTTTACATGCCTAGCTTTTCACGCGAAAAACTACCACAAAAAGCCACGCAAAATATCAACCAAAAACTACAATCACTCATCTACGCCCAGCATGAAAATAGTAAAATTTCACAGCTCTACTCTGCTCTATTTTTAGGCACAAGTATTGACGGCGAGCTAAGAGATGATGTCTCGCACCTTGGTATAGCGCATCTTATAGCCATAAGTGGCTATCATTTAGGTTTTATAAGCGCAGTTATATTTTTTGTATTTAGGCCGCTTTTAAAAATTTTATATGCGAGATTTTTACCTTTTAGAAACTACAACTTTGATCTAGCCATTATCGTTTTTATAGTCTTGTCATTTTACTTTTTTATAATAGGCTTTATACCAAGCTTTTTGCGAGCGTTCTTAATGAGTATTTTAGGATTTTATTGCACGTTAAAAGGCGTCAAAATTTTAAACTTCAAGACACTTTTTATAGTAGCGCTTGTTAGCTTGTCGCTCTTTCCACAGCTACTTTTTAGCGTAGGTTTTTACTTTTCACTCATGGGCGTTTTTTACATATTTTTATATTTTAAACACCTAAAAGATAAATTTTCGCCCTTCATTCATCTTATACTTTTAAATTTATATGTTTGCTTTGCAATGGAAATTTGCGTGCTTTATTTCTTTCCACTCATTAGCTTACAGCAGCTTAGCGTCCTTGCTATCAACTACATCTTTAGCATTTTTTATCCATTAAGCGCCGCACTTCATATCGCTTCGTATGGCGACATCTTTGATGGATTGCTAAATAATGTTTTAAATTTTAGACTAAGCTCGACTAAAATTTTCGTGCCAGCCATTATTTTTATATTTTATAATATCGCTTCACTTCTAGCTATAAAATTTAGATCAATATTCTACATTTTGCCACTATTTGGACTTCTGTGTTTTGCTATTGCCAGCTATAAAATTTACGCCTAAGCGATCTTCATACCATAAAATTTCATTATCTTGTTGTGAATTATCAAAGATATATACATTATAACAGCGCCTAAAATTAGCCTAGTTAAATCTGTATCCTTTTGCCAAAAGACTAAATTTACGATGATAGCAGCTGGAATGAGAGCATTATTCATGATAGCAAGTACGCCACTATCGACCTCGCAAGCCCCTTTGTTCCACATAAAATATCCAACTCCACTAGCGACTATGCCAAGCCAGAGAAGCACTAAAATTTGCGTTGAAGTAAGTGAAAATTTGGCTGGATTGCCAAGAGTAAGAAGCGCAACGATAGCTACAAAAAATGCCCCAAAGTGAAAGTAGCCAAAGACATTTTTTTGGTCCACGTCAAATTTTTCTAAAAGTGCCTTATATGCACTCTGCCCTGCTCCAAAGCAGATATTTGCCGCTTGCACTAGCAAAAAACCCTTTAATACACCATCGTTTATAGCGCCATATTTTATAACCAAAGCTCCAAAAACCGCAACGCCAACGCTAAATAGATAAAGTGGCCTAAATTTAAAGCTAAATGCGTCGTATATGAGCGTCACATAAAACGGCGTAAAAATGGTAAAAAGTGCGACTTCTGGCACGCTTAAATACAAAAATGAATTGTAATAAAATAGATACATAAGTCCTATTTGCACCGCTCCGATCGCCATAATGCCAAATGCTAGCTTTGGGCTGATACCACGAAATTTTGTAAATGGTAAAAAGACTAAGCTCGCAAGCGCAACCCGAATAAAAACAGCCAAATAGCTATCAACCTTGCCAGCTAAAAACTCACCTATCAAACTAAAGCTAAAAGCCCACAAAATGGTTACAAAGATCAGTTTATTCAATTATCACCTCATTTATTTTTCTTGCACATTCAAAAAAATACTCAAGCTTGTTTAGCTCAAGTAAATCACCATCAAGTATGAAATTTGCCCTATCGCTAAAATTTTTCTCACTCACAAATAGAAATTCTTCATATTTTATCTCGCCATCAAGATAACCATTTAGCAGATCAATAAAATCACTATCAAGCTTATCTTGCTTCAAATCTTGCAAATTTAACTTTGCGCTTAAGCCTTTGATCGTGCTTTCTAGCTCTTTTAGGCGAGTGATTATCCTATTTTCTTCATCGCTTAGATCAAGTGCCGCCTTTTGCTCTTCAATGCGTTTAACTTGACTTTGCTTACTAAGACTTAAGCTATCAGGCAGCTTCCACTCAAACTCCACTCTAGGCTTGTTCGCATCAGCGTAAGCGCCTATCATCTGCGAAGTCGTCCTCTCACCTTTTTTAAAGCTGTTATTATTCACACTTTGCGTATCTTTTAAGTAAATTTTTGGAGCAAATTTACTCTTTTGCTTCTCATTTTCTTGCTCTTTTATAAATTTTTCTTGCTCCATTGCCCCAATTTTTGCGCTTATATCATCTTTACTAAAATCAGGCATCATTATCTTTGAGCCAGCATTAAAGCCGATCTCGCCGTTTGAGAGCAAATTTATCCTTGAGTTTAGCTCGGCTAGCTTAAGCCCAAGCTCGTCTAGTTCGGCTCTTTTTTTATCAAGAGTAAAATTTATCGCATCAAATTCGCTCTTATCTATCTCGCCATACTCAAACCAAAACTCATTTTCAGCCGCAGCCTTAGCAAAGCTATTGACAAATTTTGTCTCTAAATTTATAAGTGAATTTAGGGCAACGGCGTTAAAATAGACCTTTGCGACCTGAAAAGCAGTGAGATTCATCAGCTCTTCATCTTTGTAAATTTTCTCCACGCCCTTGTGGTCTAAAATTTTATCAGCAGCCTCGCTCGCACCGCCGTCAAAGATAAGATACTCAACCTTTGCCGTGATCGATCCTGCCTTTGTCATATATCCGCCCTTTATCTCGTCAGGCACAAAGGTATATCTGCCATCAAGGGATAAATTTAGCTTTTTACTCTTATTTTTATTTATATATTCATTTTTATTAAATTCTTTTAAACTCTCAAGCCTTGCACTTTGCGCTAGAGCGATGATCTCTAGTAAATTTCCAGCCCAAAGAGGCAAAGCAAAGAGCAAAACTGTTAAAATTTTCTTCAAATTCTCTCCCTTTCATAAAATTTTCTTATAAATTTATCAAGATTATAGACCCAAGCAAAGAGCACTGGCACGACAAGCAAGCTTAGCAAGGTCGAGCTAATGAGCCCAAAGATGATGCTTATAGCCATAGGTGAGTTTGCCTCAAAGCCAGCTCCTCTGCTAAGTGCAAGCGGCAGCATAGCAAATATCATGGCAAAAGTGGTCATCAAAACAGCCCTTAAACGCTTTTTTGCAGCCATTTTTACAGCTTCGTTTGCCTCCATGCCACTATTTGCAAAGTGGTTTGCAAAATCAACGACTAAGATGGCGTTTTTGCCGACCATACCAAAGAGCAAGATGACGCCAACCATGACAAATAGGCTAAATGGATTGCCGCTTATAAAAAGTCCGATCACGACGCCACAAAAGGCAAGCGGCATGGCAAGCATGATAAGAAATGGTAGCAAAAAGCTCTCATAAAGTGCAGCTAGCACCATGTAAATAAGCACCGCACTCGCACTCACCGTAAATATAAAAGAAGCGTTTGTATCGTCCATCAGCTCGACAAATCCAAGAAATTTATACTTGAAATTTGCTGGCAAAATTTCATCAAGTTTCTTTGAAATTTCATTTGCCACGCTATTTAGCGGCGCGTTATTTTTGGTATTTGCTAGGAATTTTATCTCATCAGCTCTATTAAACCTCGAAATACTAGCTGGCTTTTGCTCAAAACTAATCGTCGCCACGTCACCAAGTGTGACAAAAAAGCCCTCTTTGCTTCTTATCTTAGTCTTTAAAATATCATTTGTATCGCTTCTAAATTTATCATCAAGACGCATGTAAAGCTCATACTCTTTGCCATTTTCGTTTTCAAAAACAGAGACCTCGTTCTGGCTAAAAGCGCTATAAACGGTGCTTGCAACGCTGGCTTTGTCTAAATTTAGCCTCTTTGCCTTATCTTCATCTATAGAAATTTGCACGCGTTTTAGCAGATCTTCTTCGGGCGAATTTACGTCCGTTGCGTCATTTATCTCTTTTAGCATCTTGCTGATCTTTGGCACAAATTTCTCTAGCTCTTTACCATTTTCAGAGGTGATAGTAAGCTTAACTGGCTGTACATCGCCACCTTCAACCACTGGCAGATCAGCCACGATGACGCTCATATTGTCACTTTTTAGCTTGTCACGAAAACTTTGCATGATGGCATTTTGCCGCTCGTGATTGGCCCTATCTTTTAGCTCCTTTAGCCTAACGTAAGCTTTTACAAGATATGGCTGCTTGGCGTCTGTGTAGCCAAGGATGAAGTAGGCGTAAGCTACCTGAGGATCGGCGTTTATGAGTGAAATTTTATCTTTTAGCTTCTCTTTGCTAGCTTGCAGGCTAAGTGAGGGATCGAGCTTAAAGTAGATGTTAAACTCCGAGTTATCCTCGCTTGGCATGAAGTCGCCTCCTACAAATTTAGCCAGTCCAAATGAGCAAACAACGATCACAAACGTTATGGCTAAAAATATGAACTTAAATTTAAGCGCTAAAGCTAAAATTTTCTCATAGCCATTTTCAAGTGCTTCAAAAAATGGCTCGCTCTTTAGAAAAAAGCCGCTTTGTTTGGCATTTACAAACCTAGCACTAAGCGTTGGCACAAGAAATATGCTCACAAAAAATGAGATGACGATGCCAGCTGCCACGCTCATCGCAAATGAGTTAAAGTACTTGCCAACGATGCCGCTCATAAAGGCGATAGGCACGAAGACGCAAAGCAGCACGAGCGAGATCGCAAAGACACTAAATGCTATCTCTTTTATGCCTGCAAAGCTTGCCTTTAGGGCGTTTGGCTCATCTTTTAGCTTGCTAGCGATATTTTCAGTGACAACTATCGCATCATCGATGAAGATGCCGATGCCAAGCGTTAGCGCTATGAGGCTTAGGCGGTTTATGTCGTAGCCTAGGGCATTTATGATGAAAAATGTCGCCACGATGCTAGTTGGTATCGCTACGACTGAGATGATGGTGATCGAGAAATTTCTTAAAAACAGATATACGATCACGATGGTTAGCAAGACGCCAAGGATCATGTCAAAGGCGGTTTGATCGATGTGCTTTTGTATCACTTCACTCTTATCGTAGGCTATTTTTACGTCGTATTCGCTACCAAGCAGGCTTTTAAACTGATCTAGCTTTGACTTAGCTAGAGCGATCACGGTTAGAGCGTTTGCGTCTGGGGCTAGCTCAAGGCCCAGCAAGACGCCACTTTTTTTATCCATTATCGCTGCTTCGTTTGCGTCTTTATAAGCAAGATCAACGCTTGCGATATCTTTTAAAAAGACCCCTTGTTTGATCGTTAAATTTCTTATCTCATCTATGCTTTTGGCGCTAAAATTTGACTTGATCGCCATTTGGATCTGCTCATTTTCTATCTTGCCAAGTGGTGCTTTTAAATTTTCAACCTTTATCAAATTTGCCACTTCATTTGCACTAAGGGCGTTTTTATCTAGCTTAAATCTATCGAGTAAAATTTTCACCGCTGGCTCTAAAAAGCCATTTGTCTTGACCTTTGAAACGCCGCTTATGCGCTCTAAAAATGGCTTTGCCACGTCATCGATCTCTTGCATTAGCTTAGTTTCATTGCCATCAAGCCTTGTGATAAAGAGACTAAAGACAGATGACGAGAGCCCATTTAGCTTTTCTATCTCGTAGTTTGCGCTAAGTCTTGCCTTTTGCATCTTGTCGCGAACGTCATTTGTGGCACTCTCTAGGTCTTTATTTAGCTCAAATTCGATGCTAACCACACTTAGGTTATCAAAGCTTGTTGAGTAAATTTTCTTGATACCTTCAATGCTTGAAATTTCATCTTCGATCTTTTGCGTGATCTTAGTTTTTATATAGTTCATATCGCCGTTTGCGTAAGTCGTGATCTTTACTATTGGGATATTTACTTGTGGGTATAAATTTACGTTCATCGTCTTTAGAGAATAAATTCCAAAGACAACAAGGCTTAAAAAAACCATTAATGTAGTTATAGGGCGGTTGATGGCTGTTTTTATCATTTTCTTTTACTAACTAGCACTCTGCCTTGACCAAACATGCCAGGCTTTAGCCAGCTGTCATAAGCCTCGGCGTAAAATTTTCTAGTCTCTCGCTTGATCTCTGGATAGATAAGCGCGATTTTTACCTCTTTTTCATCGCTTGCTGCATCAAGTTTAAATTTAAATGTATCACCAACTTTTACCAAATCTACATATTTTTCGTCGATTGCTATTAAAATTTTTGCCTCATTTGAATTTAAAACAAAAGCTGGACTAAGCGGCGAAACACCCTCTCCAAGCTCAATGTTTTTACTAGCGATAATGCCATCAAATGGAGCTTTTAAAACAGCTTTTCTAAGGCGATCTTGCGCATTTAAAATAGCGATTTGTGCACTTTGAACCCGAAGTATCGCTTCGTCAAATTTATACTTTACTTCGTCAAATTCTTGCTTTGAAGTGACATCCCTTACTTGAGTAAATTTGTTTAAAGTATTTTTTGCAAATTCACTAGCATTTTTTGCCAGCTCAAGATCATTTTTTGCCTTTTTAAGAGCGATTTCTAAGCTACTTTGATCAAGAATGGCTAGCACGTCGCCTTTTTTAACATGACTTGAAACATCTACAAAAATTTTATCCACCTTGCCACTGCTCTCAAATGCGAGCTTTGAGCTTTGCTTGGCATAGACTTCAAAGTCGGCAAAAATTTCCTCACTAGCAAATGAAAAAATGCCAAGTATCATTAAAATTATCAGCTTTTTCAATCCCTAATCCTCTCTAAAATCGGCTCGCCATTCTCAAAAAAGAACTCCGCTTTTTTGATCTCAAGCTCATCTTTCGCCCCTTCAAAAAGGCTAATGGCATCAAATTTTTGAGAAAGCGCCTCAAGCAGGTCGCTATATCCCAAAAGTCCGGAGTTATACTTCTCATAGCTAGCTTTTAATGCCAAATCGCTTGCTTTTACATATTCGTTTAGTGAAGCGATTTTTGAAGCAAGCACCACGATTTCACTTTGCAAATTTTTAAGCTTTGTCTCATTTTCACGCTTTTTATACTCCACATTTAGCCTTGCCTCATCAAGTGCGATCTTTTGAGCCTGACTCATCTTGCTAGTGGCAAAAAAATCAAAAATTTTCCATTTAAAAGCGATACCAAATTTATTACCGTGAGTATCTTCTTTTAAGTATTTATCCACGTATGAGCGGTAAGAACTAAGCCTGCCTAGATCGATATCGTAATTATTTTTATAAAATCCATATGTGTCATAAAGCAAAATTTGAGGCAAAAAGCCAGCTCTTGTCTCGCTAAGCTTGGCCTCGCCTAAAAATATATCTTGGCTTAGTCTATCAAGCTCGGCATTCTTTGAAGCTAAATTTGAGCTAATATCAGCCATCTTTGCTCCAGCTACTGGCAAAATTTTCTCACCAGTTAGCAAATTTATCTCATTTAAGATTTGCTCCATTTTGTTTTTGTATTCAAGCTGCGTGCTATTAGCTAAGTAATATTTAGCCCTTACATTTTCAAGTTCATCTTTTGCGGCAAGGCCTGCAATGTTTGCCTTTTCAAGCTTATCCAAAACGCCTTTTAAAAAATTTGCTTGAGCCTGTTTGGCTGTGATTATATTTTCAAGCGCAGCTGCGTTAAAGTATAAATTTACAGCCTTAAGTGCAAGATAGTTTTTGGCTTCATCACTAGCGATCATAGCTTTGTTTTTTAAAAGCTGGTTCATCTTTAGCCTAGCCTCTCTCGCTCCGCCATCATAAAGTAAAAAATCTATCCTAGCTAGCACACCGGCTGACTCTTTAGCGACTACACTTGGAAAGGTGCTTGCATTTTTGCCGTATGAGCCCTCTAAGCTAAGGCTTGGCATATATGAGCTTAATGTGGCTTCATCGTTTAAATTTGCTCTTTTTAACTCAAGCTCTTTGATCTTTGAAATTTCATTTTGCGTTGCTTTGTTTGCGATCACGCTTAAATTTGAACCAAGCAAAAATACCGGCAAAAAAATGAATAAAAATTTTTTCATTAGTGAAAGCTTTTTACAAGATTTCCTATTAGTAAATTCCAGCCATCAACAAGCACGAATATGAGCAGTTTAAATGGTAGTGAGATCATGACAGGAGGAAGCATCATCATACCCATAGCCATTAGCACTGAGCTTACGACCATGTCGATGACAAGAAATGGCAAATAGAGCAAAAACGCTATCTCAAAAGATGTCTTTAGCTCACTTATCATAAAAGCTGACATTGCGATACTTAGCGGTATCTCTTCAATATTTGCTGGATTTTGTAAATTTCTAATCCTAAAGAAAAGCGCAAGGTCTTTTTCTCTTGTATTTTTTACCATAAATTCTTTAAATGGCTTTAAGCTCTTATCAAGCATCTCCTCATAGCCTATCTGCTCAGCTATATAAGGCTTTATGCCATCATTATAGCTTCTTTGCCCAACTGGCTCCATGATAAAAAATGTAAGAACCATCGCAAGCGAGATGAGTACTGTTGAAGGTGGAACTTGTTGCGTACCCATGGCTTGGCGCAAAAATGAAAATACGATAACAAGCCTTAAAAAACTTGTCATCATAAAAATGAGCGAAGGAGCAAGTGCAAGTGCAGTGAGGATTAGTAAAACATTTAGAGAATTTACAAGCTGCTCGGCATTTGTTGGAGAATTTAGACTTAAATTTATAGTTGGTAGCGCAGGATCAGCCCCAAAAACCGTGCAAAGTAAAACCGCTAAAGCAAGCAGTGCTTTCACGACTAATTCCTCATATCAAGGATACTTTTCTTAGTAGCCTCTTTATTTTTTGGCTCAAGCGATATGAAGTGAATTTCTACTCTATTATTCTTAGCTCTGCCATCTTCTGTGCTGTTGCTAGCGATCGGATCAAACGAAGCTTTGCCAGAAGCTATTATTCTATTTTGTGGTACACCATCGTTAATTAGCTCTTCAACCACACTTAAAGCCCTTGCAGTTGAGAGCTGCCAGTTATTTTTATAAGCTGAGTCTTTGCTTGGTTCTATATTATCTGTATGGCCGATAATATCGGCTTTTACATCATTAGGCATTTTTGCCACAATCATGCCTATTCGTTTTAAAAATAGCTTCGCATCTTCACCAGAAATTTCAGCACTATCTTTATCAAAAAGCATAGCTGCTGGAAGCCTTATGATAAAGCCATCTTCGCTCTCTTCCATAGTGATCTCAGGTGCCCCACTAGCAGCTAGTAGCTCATTTATCTTTTTAACGTTCATATTTAGCTCACTTTGTGAGCCCTTTTGCTTGCTTATCTTTTTTGCACGAGTATTTTCTGGATCTGTCTCTTTTTCTATCTGATTTTCAGGTCTAGCGCCACCTTCAAGCACACTTAAAGCACCAGCTAGTGAGCCAACGGCAGCCTCCATCTTTTTAGCATCCATTGTCGCCATAGAAAGCAATAAAACGAAAAAACAAAGCAAAAGTGACATGAGGTCGCCAAAAGCAGCTAACCACTCAGGCATACATTTTGGACACTCTTCTGGTTTTATTAACTTACCCATTATTCAAACTGACTTTTTCTATCTTTTGGTGGTAAAAATGCTAAGAGTTTAGCTTCAAGCGTTCTTGGATTATCACCTGCTTGTATCGACATGATTCCCTCAAGTACGACTTGTTTTTCAAGTGCTTCATCAGCATCGCGAATAGAGAGGATGTTTGCCACAGGCGCACCTATGATGTTACCTATCATCGCACCATAAAGCGTCGTAAGCAAGGCAACCGCCATTGATGGACCGATCGCACTAGGATCTGACATGTTAAGAAGCATCGCAACAAGACCAATGAGCGTACCGATCATACCCATAGCACCCGCAAAACCGCCAACTTGCTCAAAAATTTTAATATTATTTGAATGTCTTGTACTAGTTTGATCGATATCGATCTCCAAAAGCGCTCTTATCGCATCTGGCTCATTGCCATCGACCGCCATTGAGAGGCCTCTTTTTAAAAACTGATTTGTCTCATTATTTACTTCGCTTTCGAGCGATAAGATACCATCACGTCTAGCTTTAGTTGAATAATCAACTATTTTTTTTATAGTCTCAGGTAAATTTACTACGACTGATGGCTTAACAGCAATACCATAAAATTTACCAATTCCTTTAAGCGTCTCCATCTTGAAGCCAACCATCATAACGCCGATAGTACCACCAAAAACGATCATCACAGAAGGAATATCGATGTATGGTCCTATACCAACGCCTATCGCCATTGATCCAAACAAAAGCACCAGGGTCAAAACCCAGCCGACGACGGTTCCTAAATCCATTTAAACTCGCTTTATTTATAAATTCTTAAGAATTGCTATTTTATTAGCTTTTTGTTGAAACAATCGTTAAATTAAAAAAAATGTTTGCCATTTTTTGCTACAATCTGCGAAATTTTTAACGTTAAAAGGCTTAAAAATGAACAATACTTCAATCATAATTTTAGCGGCTGGTCTTGGCACCAGAATGAAATCAAAACGTCCAAAAGTCCTATTTGAACTTTGCGGTGAGCCAATGATCATTCACATCTTAAAGCAAGCTTATGCGATCACAAATGACGTTAGTGTCGTGCTTCACTACGAAAAAGAGTTAATTAGCAAAAAGATAAAAGAAATTTTTCCTCAAACTAAAATTTTTGAGCAAGATCTAGCAAATTTCCCAGGCACTGCTGGAGCGATAAAAAGCGTAAATTTAAGCGGCGAAAAGGTGCTTGTAACTTGTGGCGATATGCCTCTTGTAAAATCAACCGATCTAATGCGTCTAGCAAATGCTGAAGCTGACGTGGTTATGAGCTCATTTGAAGCAGCAAA
This genomic window contains:
- the ispG gene encoding flavodoxin-dependent (E)-4-hydroxy-3-methylbut-2-enyl-diphosphate synthase — encoded protein: MQRYPTKQIKIRDVLIGGDAPISVQSMTFSKTKDVKGTLEQIQRLYFAGCDIVRCAVFDKEDASALKQIVAGSPIPVVADIHFNHTYALIVSEFVDAIRINPGNIGSAKNIKAVVDACKQRNLPIRIGVNSGSLEKQFEDRYGRTVEAMVESAMYNIKLLEDFDFTDIKISLKSSDVERTMQAYRALRPKTNYPFHLGVTEAGTTFHATIKSAIALGGLLLEGIGDTMRVSITGELEEEIKVAKAILKDSGRQKEGLNIISCPTCGRLQADLMAAVKLVEEKTKGIKEPLNVSVMGCVVNAIGEAKGADVAIAFGKGNGMIMRHGEVVARLPESELVDRFLQEIDDEIKSRD
- a CDS encoding replicative DNA helicase — encoded protein: MAKQRVNEIEFTNLYDIDMERAILSSILQNNDILGEIFDIIKAKDFYLKGHSQIYDAMVACLNSDDPITMPFLKNRLGEKYDEELILDILGTNSLIDIQKYANELREKSIKRSLVKIAHNIPSKVNEDKPSRDMVDDLSQEFYSLIEGGSTGVIKEGKEIIMKMMDHINAQALLGEKDIVGLDTGFKKLNEMIKGFKNGDLIIVAARPGMGKTTLCLNFMSQVLRNNAGVVFFSLEMPAEQIMMRMLASKTSIPLQDIMTAKMDDEALARFSDACEEFAASKLFVHDSGYVNIHQVRTQMRKLKAMHPEISLCVIDYIGLMMSTNNYADRHVQIAEISRGLKLLARELDMPIIALSQLNRSLESRANKRPMLSDLRESGAIEQDADIILFVYRDEFYLEQEEKEKEKRASAEGKEYKSNHVFNKLQEKAEIIVGKNRNGETGSVDVLFQKQHSRFEDMSAMPVSDVSFEG
- a CDS encoding ComEC/Rec2 family competence protein, translated to MRFKALKNREIFTIFCLFCLCIFSINLAISYHKYQIFMDKGEQELTATVISNYEKLGDDGKKRQILKLKTDEFSFYTLGAKTDDFKAGDSIFLSVINLDVSFKNYLASSFYMPSFSREKLPQKATQNINQKLQSLIYAQHENSKISQLYSALFLGTSIDGELRDDVSHLGIAHLIAISGYHLGFISAVIFFVFRPLLKILYARFLPFRNYNFDLAIIVFIVLSFYFFIIGFIPSFLRAFLMSILGFYCTLKGVKILNFKTLFIVALVSLSLFPQLLFSVGFYFSLMGVFYIFLYFKHLKDKFSPFIHLILLNLYVCFAMEICVLYFFPLISLQQLSVLAINYIFSIFYPLSAALHIASYGDIFDGLLNNVLNFRLSSTKIFVPAIIFIFYNIASLLAIKFRSIFYILPLFGLLCFAIASYKIYA
- a CDS encoding EamA family transporter, which produces MNKLIFVTILWAFSFSLIGEFLAGKVDSYLAVFIRVALASLVFLPFTKFRGISPKLAFGIMAIGAVQIGLMYLFYYNSFLYLSVPEVALFTIFTPFYVTLIYDAFSFKFRPLYLFSVGVAVFGALVIKYGAINDGVLKGFLLVQAANICFGAGQSAYKALLEKFDVDQKNVFGYFHFGAFFVAIVALLTLGNPAKFSLTSTQILVLLWLGIVASGVGYFMWNKGACEVDSGVLAIMNNALIPAAIIVNLVFWQKDTDLTRLILGAVIMYISLIIHNKIMKFYGMKIA
- a CDS encoding TolC family protein, with the protein product MKKILTVLLFALPLWAGNLLEIIALAQSARLESLKEFNKNEYINKNKSKKLNLSLDGRYTFVPDEIKGGYMTKAGSITAKVEYLIFDGGASEAADKILDHKGVEKIYKDEELMNLTAFQVAKVYFNAVALNSLINLETKFVNSFAKAAAENEFWFEYGEIDKSEFDAINFTLDKKRAELDELGLKLAELNSRINLLSNGEIGFNAGSKIMMPDFSKDDISAKIGAMEQEKFIKEQENEKQKSKFAPKIYLKDTQSVNNNSFKKGERTTSQMIGAYADANKPRVEFEWKLPDSLSLSKQSQVKRIEEQKAALDLSDEENRIITRLKELESTIKGLSAKLNLQDLKQDKLDSDFIDLLNGYLDGEIKYEEFLFVSEKNFSDRANFILDGDLLELNKLEYFFECARKINEVIIE